In the genome of Ctenopharyngodon idella isolate HZGC_01 chromosome 16, HZGC01, whole genome shotgun sequence, the window ATTGTACTatgaaaacatactgtaactTTCGGAACTAAAAACTTCCCTCACAGTTAAAATAagagcatttattaaaatggctTGTTCTGAACTTATGCAACATTCTGGTGTCCCAGACATGAACACAACCACCCACTTTTACACTTCTATTCTGTTTTCAGAAACTTGGTCCGTTCAGTAATTTGGAAGGAACAAGGTTAATCTTATTATTCCCAAACATAAGAATAACTaaagataaaagaaaatgtggGGCTGTTTCTGACTGTGTATTGCACTTACTGCTCTTTGCTTCCAGAGTTTCCAGTGTTGCAAATAAGTACctgaagttttattttattttattttatcctgATCATTTCAGTCCGATCTTCACAGTTTAAGTGGTACTTTTCAGCATGTTTTGTTGGGAACCTGTCACGATGTAATGCAGGTTTCGCAAAGAGGTCGTTATTGAAGAATGTTGGAATTAATAACTACATTAGATccaaataaaaacacagaacCAGTGTGTTATGTTGCTCATTTCACATGTGAAGAGGCTGTTTACATACATACTGTCAGAGTCTTAAAGGCGCATCAGCAAAAAATTTGCCTGTTTAGTTTTTGGGAgagaaaattgtaataaaaactACATTGTGTATGTTACATGTGCCTAATACAATTGTCTTGAAAAGTCAACAGAAAAATTCCatctctgtcatcatttactcgacGACATGTTGTTCCATACATGTACGACTTCCTTTCTTCTGTGGGACACAAAATtagatgttttgaaaaattgtcttttttttttttttttttttacattgaaaatcttgttgttattcaaaatatcttatggGGTTGCACATTACAATTAAGTCATACAAGTTCgaaacatgagagtgagtaaatgttggcaaaatgttcatttttgggtgtactatccctttaagagcaaGTTTTTTAAACAGACTTCTGATGAGAAATCTCACAGTACATTCCAATGGTGTATTTCCACTGAATCTCGGCTCCTGAAAAAATCTTAACGCCCTCTCAGAACAAGacacaaatttaaaaataccattaaatGCATTATTCGGCCCATTTGTTATAATTACTGGCATTGTTGTGGTGTATGTAATGTCATTAATAACAGCTCGTGCCCGAATAATACGCTTAATGTTATTTATCTGTAGATAGATGCGGCTAATCCTCATTCATTTGCTCTGGATCAATGCAAATCCGCTAGCGTGAGCGAAATCCCTCCCTGAGCCTGTGGCTCCTAATGTATTTTCCCACCATTAACCAGCTATAATCCCTGCTAATCATTGCTAATCCACATCTCCTGTGTTTGATGATACTCTGCTGATGAAGGAGGTGGCGTCGTGTCTCAAATGCCCAGGATCAGCCCGGGTCTGTAGTTCGCCAGACGTTGGCAGGAGCCTGGAAGTGATTTGTACTGTGGAGAGAGGAGCCACTGGCTTTTCAGGTAAGTCTGATGGCATTGGCCATCCCAGAGTACATCTTCCTGTTGTTTAGCCTAATTATGCATAAGTAACAAAGCTGTACTCATCAGACTTGCGCATTTAAGTGCTGTTCTCCTATAGATTGTCTTTAATGGCTCTGTTTCTTATTCAACCTTTAAGCATTTACTAACTCTTAGTCTGTCCCCATAAAATTTGAGAACTTTCAGGACTTTAGAAGACAgttttgtaattaaatttttGTAGAGAGCACCAGTCAATAATATCTTACATGTATGGTTGTTTCATAACCATCATGACAGGAAGCTAAAATAATGGAATATTAACAACAAACCATCATAATGACTTCTAGTCTCACAACAGGATATACAGTATTAATGCACATCTTGTGTGCTGAGAGTTTAACTGATGGTCACTGGAAATCTATTTTAATGATCATTTAATGATTCTGTGCAAAAGTCACTGTCAATCTGGGCATATATCCCATTTGAACAAAAGCCTAACTCTTTGGGAATACAGCCTGCTGTGGACATCCTATCTGCTTTCTTACAGAGCTGTCGTTCATAGTGACATCTGGACAAACTCTGGCCCCTGAGACTCAttccacacacattcattcatgGTTTGCCTATTTATAGTGGTTACCACAGTGGTAAGTCATTTTTAGTTGCACATTGGGAAAACTGCAGAACTTGTAGAgttttaacaatgaaaaaagaCATGTTGCAGTCTATGTACATCATACATGGTAAATATATACCCTTTTACTCTAAATGATTGAATCATCTTGGTGCCACACATTCTCATTCCAGGTAATATCACTTTTCAATTCCACAGGTAAAAAAAAGCCAATCTCCCACAAACTCTTCTTCACGTAGACACACCTGTACCACATTTGCCCTGAATCCAGGTGGGCTAAAACCAGACAGGTAGCTGCATGTTAAAAAAACTGATTATCTCTTTCCTCATCTTTCTGTCTCATTTTCCTCTTTCTACAACTGGTCAATAGATATAACATGTTGAAAATATTCCTTTATATTTTCTTCCCATTTCCCAACAAGCACTGGATATTAAATAAGAGCTATCCAACAGGGAAATAAAGGAGTAACATAGATTCTGTAAGATTTTGCCTATAGACTGTAAAGCTTTGGGATTAGGTTTCCATTCCAGCTGATTTGTGGAGGAAAGGGTGTGTGCAAAAGACAACCCATCAAAAAAAATGGTCTCACTTctatatagcctatttaaagCTAGCAGATATTATTTGAAACTTTTATTAGAGATAAATGTTGGCATGGGATTAAAAGAAGCACATCTTTTGGGAACCAATGGATTATTAGGCTGACTTTTGAAGAGGATTGTGGAAAATTGAACAACGAACCCTATGCACTGCAGCTCGTGCATTAACTCTTTACGTCGTTAGGGGGCGCTTGGGAATCACTGATTTCTCATAACTTCTCTTCCAATGCGTTTCCTGAATAAGTGGACACACACAGCTCGTATCACATATAGGCTATAGCATAGAAATGTTAGTTGTCTTATAAAATGGGGGGGACAAAGAAAAGAACTTTGTcacttatgtttattttataagcTAACAAACCTTTTCTCTGTTAGTAGTCTGATCTTTGACTACTGGCAAAGCTTGTTTAGGATGCTGAGCTTAACTTGGCCGTATAAAATAGTTCTTTAAAATTCCATTATTTGTATAAATGATTTGTACTTCATAAGCTaagtaatttataattaatgaaAGCTGATTTGTGTAGGCTATATACGTTCTCTACTGAAGCACCTCAAATCCAATAGCGAACAAAGGAGAGCCGTGAAAAACGAACGAAAATAAAATAGCTAGTCAATTAGAACTTTTCAAAtggtaaaatatttacatatccCACGACACTTTATAAATATTGTTAActacacatttttatttctacCGTTTGACAAAGATGACAATGTAATTTTCCGAGAAAACTTTCTTTACTCTTCACTAACAAATGACGTCCTATTTTAATCAGAAATTTCTTAtgagtgtttttaattttaagcaGCATCCTGAACTCAGATTTTTCTCAAGCGAAGCCATTCTTAAAACTTATTAAACAGGagaaatatataggctattaaagCAAACGTTAACGATTAATGAGAGGCAACAGCAACAGTCATGAACTGAGAGTCTATAAGGGAAATCAGCATCATATAAACGATGAATAGAAGATGCCTCAGAAGATGCTTTTAAGCGAAATAAGAACCTTAAAGACTTCGAATTTTGATTTGCGAGTCAcggataaaaaaaacaaactatcaCAGCAAATTCCCAATTCCACGCTCATGTGAAATCAAACGAGTTTGGCTATAGCCTATGCGTttatgtatttaacatttttcataCAAAATTGTTTCGATAGTTAATTGTTTTTTAGATAAATTTGCATGGTCAGTAGTATAAATCTTGGTGTTCTAAAGTAAATAATTGTCACAATCTTCTGGGTTTTAGAACAACCACAAAATGTTGCCTTCAAAAAAGCATAAACCACAGAGCTTAGAAAATAAGAAACTGGGTGAAATGTAAGGTGCTGGTATTAGGCTTTAAAATTTTGACGTAAATGCACCATTGTAGACTTAATTGTGCGGTTATGTCGTAGTTATGTCGGTAATGATTTAGTCTCTCTTACGCagactttacatttttattaatcgaagttttaatgatattttattagGGCGCAAGcgaaatttcaacatttataactcacaaaacatcgtttaaaatatctttttaaaaactatatGATTGTCCATATTAAAATGTTGTTCTATGTGTGAATTATGTTTACTTCATCATgcatgaacaacaacaaaaaaaagtatatgaTCAAAGCGTGATTCCGTGCATTGATTTAAACATTAACAACCTTGAACGCTTCTGAGGTTCGAATCGCAACAAACAGAATTTTGAGTGATTTATTTCGTTCACCATCACCATGATTGGCGTGAAAATGTGCTTCAAAAAAGACAGAAGTCGTGTTCttgtatatatgttttatgtaagtaataaaatattactataacataaatataaacgTGACTTTGCAGTCTACATTTCGCAATCAACATACAACCAATGtagtaaacaaaacatttgtaatcCACTGCAACATAATAAACAGAGCCGAACAAAAAAATCTCCAAACACACTtaggaaataaatatatagatatataaatggtcataaatgaaatattaaaatatcttcttggAATTAGTAAGTGTACAAAACTGCccggaaaacaaaacaaaacaaaacgaacCCAGAACAAATACATATGTTTACATATTcgacatatttacatattggaAATAATCCTGAcaactatttatttaaaatcttttctctcgtaatttatttttatttttattacttttttggaAAAGGTTGTATATTCACACTGTTCAAATAACAAAATGAACACCTGCTGTCCAATGAAAAATGCCAGACCTTGAGAAACGACACGAAACGTTaccagccttttttttttttttttttttacccaaatcCTGAAAAGAAGTCCCGAAAACACATCCCTTATTCACTAAAACAACTACTTTTCTCCGTGTCCAGGCTCATGAATAGGATGTAAAATGTAAGAAACATAAACTAAACGGGCACAGCTGACATAGAGAGTGTCAAGAGTTGGCCAATATTCAAGAAGAACTAAGAGTACAGCACGATTTTTGGGCACTGAAAATTACCTGagatatttctttctttttcattttgacTCATCACTCTCAATATGTTTAGCTGGAGCAGACTTAGGAAATAGTGCCGGTTCAAAATAACGCGAAATTGGGAAAGAAAATTGTAAACAAGTAAAGCATTAATGTCGTATACCTCGAAcaaatacattgtaaaaaacaaaaaaaacaaacatgaaaagaaattaaaataacattattataagtGCCTCATGCAAAGAGGAAAAAATGAGAGCAGTAGAACTCAAAATGACTAAATATTGTTTCAGACAGTGTATTCATGTTGCCATTTTAACGTCTCTGCATCTTTAGACGATATAGGTGCTTAAAAATGATCATTGTAAACAGTTCCTGGTGCACTTGTTTGTATTGAAGGTTTTGACCAAGTGCCTGTTCTTTACATCACGAATTTCATCTGTCTTAGTTGAAATGATAGTAAAATACTCGCTAGacaggaaaaagaaaatatcttagCGTTAAAACATtcgaaataaagtaaacaacacaaataatACAGATAATCATTGTAATAATTAATCTGGTTAATCGCTTTAAGAAAATCACTGTCCATTCTCCTTTGTCCAAGGAGACATTGCCCCTTTTTGTGGCTCGTAGCTCCCTTTTATCGGCGGTGAAAGAATCGAATTTTTCCAGAGTGGCACAAACGATACAATTTTCGTAAACACTGGTACTGATTTGATAAATGCACGCGAAGCTGGCGCGGTACTTAATGCATTTTCACGTTATTCAGAATTAGTGGCGCCCCGTAAGCTGTCCAGTCACTGTCAGCGAACTCTTCCCAAACTTTCTGTCTCTGATCTCTTGGGACAAACAAAGGGGATAAACAAAATCCATTGTAGTTTCTTTTCAAACAAGGACACTGTTTATGATAGCAGTCACTGGACAGGACTCTGTAGTGTGTGGTGGAGAGGGGGTGTCTCCGCTTGTGAGTATACGTCCTCCATGGTCGGATGAGGGACCCCCACCGGTGtcattcttttctctttctgtcttctgttgCAAAACCACACACGCACAACCTCTTTTTCCAACTGCAGAGTGCCAGCTAAAGTGGTGATTTCGTGGGCGGAGGGCTTGGGGCACTTTAAGAAATGGTTTTCCAGTGCCCCTTTCACTCCGACTTCGATGGAGGTCCTCTTCTTTCGTTTCCGGCCCTGTGCTGCAATCTTGTCCAAATTCGTGGGGCTGCCAGTGTTTGAATCTGTCTCCTCGAGCCATTTGTTAAGCAGAGGTTTAAGTTTGCACATGTTCTTGAAACTCAGTTGCAGAGCCTCAAATCTACAGATGGTGGTCTGGGAAAAGACGTTTCCGTAGAGCGTGCCCAGCGCCAAGCCCACGTCCGCCTGCGTAAAACCAAGTTTGATGCGCCTCTGCTTGAACTGTTTGGCGAACTGCTCCAGGTCGTCGGAGCTGGGGGCGTCTTCGTCCGAGTGGTCCTGGTGGTGGCTGAACGGCTGCTGAGGCGACTCCATCTGGTTGTCATGGCTACCCGCGTCATCGTGGAGCGGGTCCCGCAAGCCGTGATGCAGCGACGGCTGGGGGCTTAACATAGTGTAGCCCGTCTGCGAGTAGACCAGCGACTGGTGACCGTTGGAGGCGGGAGAGAGCGGGGATAAGTGGTGCGTTGTAGTCGGCGCCCATGATCCGTGGTGGCTGTTTTGCGTCGGCTGGTGGACCAGATGCGATCTGTGATAGCCGTTCCCTAGGTCTTCTCTGCTCTGCACGCTGGCTTTGTTGTGCTCCGCTTGCCCGATGTGGGTGCCGCTGGTCCAGTCGGTGTTGGAGGTTGGCAGCCACTGGTGGTGCGTTAGGCTCATCGGATGTCCCGTGTTGGTCGCTAGCCCTTGTAAGTACTCGTGGTGCATCATTTTCTGCACCTCTCTGTAGGTCGTCCCCTGGTGCATCCTGTCCGAATCCGGATGCATTAGCGGGTTCGAAGGCAATGAGTTATTCCGCGGAATATACTGAGCTGTTGTCGCCATGGCTCCGACTTAGAAAACTGACAAGCACTTCGGAGATCTTTGAGCTTTAGAGCCCAAAACGCAACAACCTGCTCTGGGAGGTCTTAGGGAAGAGCTAAGACACGCCTCCCCTGCGCGTGCATTGGTTCCTCGCCGACTACAGCCCACCAGGTTTCCTTATTACCTCTCGCGGGCCGCTTGGTTGGCTGCCGGGCGCCGTGATCCCAGTTACTCGCAATTGGCCGCTTTCACTAGacgctttttcttttttccttttcttctcCTCTCCCCACTAGTCAAGAGAGCGCGAGCAGCAAAACCGTAGGAAATTACTGGCCTTTGAGGGTTGTTTTGCAAATAACCACGTGGGGGAGTGTGGTACTCTTTTTGGTGGGGTGGAAGAATGACCCGCCTTGCATTGCCTCTTTTAGTAACTGTACCGCTCCTCTTTGCAAGTAGATTAGTATTCTAAAGTATCTCAGGAGCCACCCACGAGAAAGATGAAAATCAGTATGATACattaaaagatgtttatatagCAATATCATTTAAGTGTTACACACATTCACGATTATTTATGATTATTCAAGTCACGGAGCCATGCATcgaattaataaaacatcatacagAAATACAGACCGCCCACACTGTAACATATCAGACAATCTCCATCATTATGCATAAATGCATAAACAATCCACCGCCGACCCTGTAAATAAATAGACTatccatttaattttatttaggcTAATTTGACTTATAGGCTACAGTAtacgtatttaaaaaaaatttatttgtaaatttcACTGAGAGTAAATTTCAGTAAAATTCTCATTTACAAATCAGTAAATTTCAGTTTTTGGCTTAAACAACTCCTATTTAAGCCAACAGATTTTTACAAACATACAAAGTCTACATAAAGCTGCGGTGTGTTGACAATATCTTCACTCGAAGCATTTTTCTAAACAGTAACTTAGAGAGAAATCCAGTGTTTCTCCCTTCTGGCCTCCTCCGTATTCCTTTCCCGGCTGATCTGATTATTTTTCCCTTCACGTTTTGTCCCAATAGCAAATTACCAATTCTATGAATTGCAAAGCAGCCTCGGAGACGCTGAGGGGTAGAGAGGGGGAGATGCGAAGATTGAAAGGGATCTTTGCAAACACAATCACGTTCTTAAATGGAAATGTGGGGCTTTAAACAAATCTTACATCTCTCCTGTTCCAGTCGTCTAAAACTCCGCAATCAGGCACAC includes:
- the pou3f1 gene encoding POU domain, class 3, transcription factor 1; translation: MATTAQYIPRNNSLPSNPLMHPDSDRMHQGTTYREVQKMMHHEYLQGLATNTGHPMSLTHHQWLPTSNTDWTSGTHIGQAEHNKASVQSREDLGNGYHRSHLVHQPTQNSHHGSWAPTTTHHLSPLSPASNGHQSLVYSQTGYTMLSPQPSLHHGLRDPLHDDAGSHDNQMESPQQPFSHHQDHSDEDAPSSDDLEQFAKQFKQRRIKLGFTQADVGLALGTLYGNVFSQTTICRFEALQLSFKNMCKLKPLLNKWLEETDSNTGSPTNLDKIAAQGRKRKKRTSIEVGVKGALENHFLKCPKPSAHEITTLAGTLQLEKEVVRVWFCNRRQKEKRMTPVGVPHPTMEDVYSQAETPPLHHTLQSPVQ